The genome window AGAAGAAGATAACGTTGCCCTCTATGTGGATGATGGACAGGTGGTTTTTGAGTTGGGGGCGCAAAATTTAACCAGTCGCAAACTAGATGGCGCTTATCCTAATTATAACCAGTTAATTCCCACTTCTTTTGATCGCACCATGGTAGTAGAAAGAAAAAGAATTATTGAGAGTTTAGAGAGGGTATCAGTATTATTAGACCAAAAAAATAACATGGTTAAATTCACCCTTGATGGCAAAAATGACCAACTATTTTTATCCGTAGAAGCCAACGAATTAGGCAATGCAAAAGAAAGTATTGTCGCCGAAATTACAGGGGATGATTTCGAGATTGGTTTTAATATTCGTTATTTAATGGATGGTTTAAAAGCATTATCTTCTAACGAGATTACCTTCCATTTTAACGGGGCAATTCAACCAGTAATTGTTACTCCCCTTAGTGGTTTACAAATGAAATATTTAATCATGCCTGTTAAGCTATAGTTTTTTGTCGATGGTGGGCATTGCCCACCCTAATTTATTTCCTATCAAGATGTTTTTATGATCCCAAAAATAGCTATCATAAAACAAGGTTTATCACGTCAAATCCGTGGGGAAAATCCTGATGGGCAAAATAATTAATGGTAGATATGAAATAGTAGATAACCTTGCCAAAGGAGACATAAGGGAAACATTTCTCGCCAAAGATACTCAAATGCCCTCCGAAAAATTGGTGGTTATCAAAACACTAAAACCCCTTGATAGTCAAAACAATAACCTCGAATTAGTCCAAAATTTATTTGCTAAACAAGCTCAAATATTAGAACAAATAGGGCAAAACTCTACTCAAATCCCTACCCTTTACGACTATTTTACAGAAGATGAGCAGTTTTATCTCATTCAAGAATATATCGAAGGAAAAACCCTTGCAGACATAGGTATTATCAATTTTGCACGGTGTGAAGTCATCCTCTCATCCCTCCTCAATACCCTCAAATATATCCATAGTCAAAATATTATTCACCGTGACATTAAGCCAGAAAATATAATTATTCGTCAAAAGGATGGTTTACCCGTATTAACCGACTTTGGGGCAATCAAAGAAACCATGGGGGCGGTTGATAATCTTTCCGCAGAAAGCCCTAAAATAAATGCTACCACAGGTTTTATCGCTCCAGGGCAAAGCGCAGGAAGAATTATATTTAGTAGTGATTTATATGCCCTTGGGTTAACCATGATTTATGCCCTCACAGGGAAATATCCCCTCGAATTTGCCAATAATCCCCTCACGGGAGAATTAGATTGGGATAACTCATTGCCCAATATTCCAGCGCCCCTTAAAACCACCTTACAAAAAGCCATCAAAATAGAAGCGGGGCAAAGATACCATACAGCCCAAGAGATGTATTTAGCCCTCCATCAAAGTCAACCCCAAACCATCACCCAAGATACCGTGTTAGTCGCCCCCAATAATCCAAGGGAAATGAATACTTCTAGTTATAATCCCACCGTGGTAGTATCCCCTTCAGGACAAAAATTTACCCAAGGAAATTATCCCCATCCTGTCACTGGTGTCAATTATAGCTAAGGTTATTATCAACCGTCCAATCAAGGTAATAACAATAATAACATTATCATAATTTTGTTAACGGCTATCCTTGTCGCCATAGGGGTTTATGGGGGCTTTTTTATTGCCCAAACCATGAGAAATTCTCAAGGTGAATTTACCGCTACCCAAGGAGAAAGGGAAGAAGAAATTTTGCAGGAATTCATAGAAGAAACGGAAACCCCAGTGGAGGTTAACGAGGTGCAAACTCCTGCACCAAATCCTCCTGTAAACAACTCCCCTCCCCCTTCCGTAAATGTTCCTACAAATGCCCGTATTGGAGGCTCTATGGGAGTTAAAAATATTCGTTCGGGACCGGGTACGGCTTATGGAGTGGTGGGTAGTGGAGTGACAGGAGAGGGCATCGATATTTTAGATAGTGGTTATGATTCGGGAGGTTATTTGTGGTATCGGGTATATCATCCTGCTTCGGGGGTGACGGGATGGATGGCGGCACAGTTGGTTAATTAATTTGGGGTTGATTTTATGATGAAATTTTTTCGCTCTTTATTTTCTAATGTTCAATTTATTAATTTTTTCATCGCTTCTTTGGT of Cyanobacterium sp. HL-69 contains these proteins:
- a CDS encoding serine/threonine protein kinase; protein product: MGKIINGRYEIVDNLAKGDIRETFLAKDTQMPSEKLVVIKTLKPLDSQNNNLELVQNLFAKQAQILEQIGQNSTQIPTLYDYFTEDEQFYLIQEYIEGKTLADIGIINFARCEVILSSLLNTLKYIHSQNIIHRDIKPENIIIRQKDGLPVLTDFGAIKETMGAVDNLSAESPKINATTGFIAPGQSAGRIIFSSDLYALGLTMIYALTGKYPLEFANNPLTGELDWDNSLPNIPAPLKTTLQKAIKIEAGQRYHTAQEMYLALHQSQPQTITQDTVLVAPNNPREMNTSSYNPTVVVSPSGQKFTQGNYPHPVTGVNYS
- a CDS encoding Serine/threonine protein kinase, with translation MLTAILVAIGVYGGFFIAQTMRNSQGEFTATQGEREEEILQEFIEETETPVEVNEVQTPAPNPPVNNSPPPSVNVPTNARIGGSMGVKNIRSGPGTAYGVVGSGVTGEGIDILDSGYDSGGYLWYRVYHPASGVTGWMAAQLVN